The following proteins are encoded in a genomic region of Phycisphaera sp.:
- a CDS encoding DUF481 domain-containing protein — protein sequence MSVSNKSRILAGVAAFSVAAAAWGSDFDLPTLEFPYQESDPEAAGDEGVAGVEDTSGPTSFWEGWTRTAEFGLTGSSGNTENLNIRAIFETERETDTLRTLFRARYLYGEDEGSVSENEGRARGENDWLYPGERYFTFVFGVYEYDEFQDWETRLQLFGGLGYEFLKERALLENGQDRASLAGRIGAGVTREFGGTDDTWHPEGVVGLDFVWEINDRNTFAAGTEVFPALDDLGEFRAVSYISHDVLLADTADLRLRVGAEHEYDSDPGDAKEHDVKYFLTILATF from the coding sequence CGCTGCGTGGGGGTCAGACTTTGACCTCCCAACGCTGGAGTTCCCGTATCAGGAGTCGGATCCCGAAGCGGCTGGCGATGAGGGAGTGGCCGGCGTTGAAGATACATCCGGGCCGACCAGCTTTTGGGAGGGCTGGACGCGGACGGCCGAGTTCGGCCTGACCGGGTCGTCCGGCAACACCGAGAACCTCAACATCCGCGCCATCTTCGAGACCGAACGCGAGACCGACACGCTCCGCACGCTCTTCCGGGCCCGCTACCTCTACGGCGAGGACGAGGGCAGTGTCTCGGAGAACGAGGGCCGGGCCCGCGGCGAGAACGACTGGCTGTATCCCGGCGAGCGGTACTTCACGTTCGTGTTCGGCGTGTACGAGTACGACGAGTTCCAGGATTGGGAAACCCGGCTCCAGTTGTTCGGTGGCCTGGGCTACGAGTTCCTCAAGGAGCGTGCGTTGCTGGAGAACGGCCAGGACCGGGCTTCGCTCGCGGGTCGTATTGGTGCGGGCGTCACGCGCGAATTTGGTGGGACCGACGACACGTGGCACCCAGAAGGCGTTGTTGGCCTGGACTTCGTCTGGGAGATCAACGATCGCAACACGTTCGCGGCCGGCACCGAGGTCTTCCCGGCGCTGGACGATCTCGGCGAATTCCGTGCGGTGAGCTACATCTCGCACGATGTGCTACTGGCCGATACGGCCGATCTGCGACTCCGTGTGGGTGCCGAGCACGAGTACGACTCGGATCCTGGCGATGCGAAAGAGCACGACGTCAAGTATTTCTTGACGATTCTCGCGACGTTCTAG